GGCGCGCAGACGGCGCATGAGCTGCTGGCGCGCTCCGAGCGGATGGCGCATTTCGCCTCGATCGAGGAGCTGCGCGACAATCTCGACCTGATGATCGGGCGGAGGCCGCCACTGATCCAGCTGCTCGAACGCGCGCCCGGCCAGCGCGAGGAGCGCTACGTTCATTTGCTCAGCGGACCGGTGGATGCGGCGGCCGTCGCGGCGCCGTGGCAGCCGGCGGCGTCGGCGGACTCCGACCTCGAGGCGCGGGTCAAGGCGCTGGAGGAGGAGGTCGCGGCGCTTCGAGCGAAGATCGAGGCGCTGGGCGGGTAGCTTCAGAAGCGTTGGCGCGGAGCCCCCCTCTCTGTCCTGCCGGACATCTCCCCCTCAAGGGGGAG
This region of Mesorhizobium sp. M2A.F.Ca.ET.046.03.2.1 genomic DNA includes:
- a CDS encoding DUF480 domain-containing protein; the encoded protein is MTDLPVLSAVEARVLGSLIEKKELTPDVYPLTLNGAHAAANQKTAREPVMALELTEIRRALSTLEQKGLVRQAFASRVERYEHLMAQRFSLTTPQIAVIGLLLLRGAQTAHELLARSERMAHFASIEELRDNLDLMIGRRPPLIQLLERAPGQREERYVHLLSGPVDAAAVAAPWQPAASADSDLEARVKALEEEVAALRAKIEALGG